The following coding sequences are from one Eretmochelys imbricata isolate rEreImb1 chromosome 12, rEreImb1.hap1, whole genome shotgun sequence window:
- the CBLN1 gene encoding cerebellin-1: MLRLELLLGVAWLARLACGQNETEPIVLEGKCLVVCDSNPTSDPTGTALGISVRSGSAKVAFSAIRSTNHEPSEMSNRTMLIYFDQVLVNIGSNFDSERSTFISPRKGIYSFNFHVVKVYNRQTIQVSLMLNGWPVISAFAGDQDVTREAASNGVLIQMEKGDRVYLKLERGNLMGGWKYSTFSGFLVFPL; encoded by the exons ATGCTGCGGCTGGAGCTCCTCCTCGGCGTGGCGTGGCTGGCCCGGCTGGCGTGCGGGCAGAACGAGACGGAGCCCATCGTGCTGGAGGGCAAGTGCCTGGTGGTGTGCGACTCCAACCCCACCTCGGACCCCACGGGCACGGCGCTGGGCATCTCGGTGCGCTCGGGCAGCGCCAAGGTGGCGTTCTCCGCCATCCGCAGCACCAACCACGAGCCCTCGGAGATGAGCAACCGGACCATGCTCATTTACTTCGACCAG GTGCTAGTGAATATCGGAAGCAACTTCGACTCGGAAAGAAGCACTTTTATATCGCCCAGGAAAGGGATTTACAGTTTTAATTTTCACGTGGTGAAGGTGTACAACAGGCAAACCATCCAG GTGAGTTTGATGCTAAATGGGTGGCCAGTGATTTCCGCCTTTGCAGGGGACCAAGATGTGACCCGAGAAGCTGCCAGCAATGGAGTCCTGATTCAAATGGAGAAAGGAGACAGAGTTTATCTAAAACTGGAGAGAGGAAACTTGATGGGAGGCTGGAAGTATTCAACATTCTCTGGATTTCTAGTGTTCCCTCTTTAA